The following proteins are co-located in the Hevea brasiliensis isolate MT/VB/25A 57/8 chromosome 11, ASM3005281v1, whole genome shotgun sequence genome:
- the LOC110633611 gene encoding eukaryotic initiation factor 4A-14, whose amino-acid sequence MAGLAAEGSQFDAKQYDAKMNELLTTEGEDFFTSYDEVYDSFDSMGLQENLLRGIYAYGFEKPSAIQQRGIVPFCKGLDVIQQAQSGTGKTATFCSGILQQLDYALVECQALVLAPTRELAQQIEKVMRALGDYLGVKVHACVGGTSVREDQRILSSGVHVVVGTPGRVFDMLRRQSLRPDYIRMFVLDEADEMLSRGFKDQIYDIFQLLPSKIQVGVFSATMPPEALEITRKFMNKPVRILVKRDELTLEGIKQFHVNVEKEEWKLETLCDLYETLAITQSVIFVNTRRKVDWLTDKMRSRDHTVSATHGDMDQNTRDIIMREFRSGSSRVLITTDLLARGIDVQQVSLVINYDLPTQPENYLHRIGRGGRFGRKGVAINFVTRDDERMLFDIQRFYNVVIEELPSNVADLL is encoded by the exons ATGGCCGGACTAGCAGCAGAAGGATCCCAATTTGATGCAAAACAATATGATGCCAAAATGAACGAATT ACTCACAACTGAAGGAGAGGATTTTTTCACATCATACGATGAAGTTTATGATAGTTTTGATTCTATGGGTTTGCAAGAGAATCTTCTAAGGGGCATCTATGCATATG GTTTTGAGAAGCCCTCAGCAATCCAGCAGAGAGGAATTGTTCCCTTCTGCAAGGGACTTGATGTGATTCAACAGGCTCAATCTGGAACAGGGAAAACTGCAACTTTCTGTTCTGGTATTCTCCAACAACTTGATTATGCTTTGGTGGAATGCCAGGCCTTGGTCCTGGCACCCACTCGGGAGCTTGCACAACAGATCGAAAAGGTTATGCGAGCACTTGGGGATTATCTCGGTGTCAAGGTGCATGCTTGTGTTGGTGGAACCAGTGTCCGTGAAGATCAACGCATCCTATCAAGTGGAGTGCATGTTGTTGTTGGCACTCCTGGTCGTGTATTTGACATGCTGCGAAGACAGTCACTTCGTCCTGATTACATCAGGATGTTTGTGTTGGATGAGGCGGATGAAATGCTCTCACGTGGTTTCAAGGATCAG ATCTATGATATTTTTCAGCTTCTGCCATCAAAAATTCAAGTTGGTGTATTCTCTGCCACAATGCCACCTGAGGCTCTGGAGATCACGAGGAAGTTTATGAACAAACCTGTTAGAATTCTTGTGAAGCGTGATGAGCTCACCTTGGAGGGTATAAAGCAGTTTCATGTCAATGTGGAGAAGGAAGAATGGAAGCTTGAGACACTCTGTGATCTTTATGAAACCTTAGCCATTACCCAAAGTGTTATTTTTGTCAACACTAGACGCAAGGTTGATTGGCTGACAGACAAGATGCGGAGTAGAGACCACACAGTCTCTGCCACTCATGGTGATATGGACCAGAACACAAGAGATATCATAATGCGTGAATTTCGATCTGGGTCATCTCGTGTTCTAATCACCACTGATCTTTTGGCTCGTGGCATTGATGTCCAGCAAGTGTCCCTTGTTATAAATTATGATCTCCCTACACAGCCAGAGAACTATCTCCATCGAATTGGACGTGGTGGACGGTTTGGGAGGAAAGGTGTTGCAATCAATTTTGTGACGAGGGATGATGAGAGGATGCTGTTTGACATCCAGAGGTTCTATAATGTGGTGATTGAGGAGCTGCCATCAAATGTTGCTGATCTCCTCTAA